The following proteins are co-located in the Deinococcus ruber genome:
- a CDS encoding PIN domain-containing protein, protein MTLITALYDASVLYPSLIRNLLVHLATSGLVAARWTEQIHDEWIRNLSQDRPELPPERLARTRRLMDAAVPDALVEDDQALIESLSSPDLDDRHVLAAAITAQADILITWNVRHFPQEAVSAWGIEMLTPDDLVCRLFALAPQDTRQSVEALRVSLKSPPYSWPGLLERFEQVGLLRTASALA, encoded by the coding sequence GCTCTACCCCTCCCTAATCCGGAACCTGCTGGTGCATCTCGCCACCTCCGGCTTGGTGGCGGCCCGCTGGACGGAGCAGATTCATGATGAATGGATCCGCAATCTGTCGCAGGATCGCCCCGAACTACCCCCTGAGCGGCTGGCCCGAACCCGGCGGCTGATGGACGCGGCGGTTCCCGATGCTCTGGTTGAGGACGATCAGGCGTTGATCGAATCGCTGAGTTCGCCTGACCTGGATGATCGCCATGTGCTGGCGGCCGCTATCACCGCACAGGCAGACATCCTGATCACCTGGAACGTCCGGCACTTTCCGCAGGAGGCGGTCTCGGCCTGGGGGATCGAGATGCTCACCCCGGATGACCTGGTCTGTCGACTCTTTGCTCTCGCGCCTCAGGACACGCGACAGTCGGTAGAGGCGCTGAGAGTGAGCTTGAAGAGTCCGCCATACAGCTGGCCCGGGCTCCTCGAACGGTTCGAGCAGGTCGGACTGCTCCGAACTGCATCAGCGCTTGCATAG